CATCAAATCATCATTCTCCAGAGGTGTCAAATTCAAGTCCAATCCCATAACTCTCTTACTATTTGATCTCTTCAAAATTGGAATTTTTGCAATAATTTCATTCATAGAAGAAACCCCTTCATTGATAAGAGTTCTATGTTTTCTCATGTGTCCTCCTAATGCTTGACCCAAAGAAAATCCCATACCACAAATAGAACATTCATGCATTTTGGGTTTGTTCCATAAACTAAGAGATTTTGCTTGTTCTTTGagttcttcaccttcagataaTTTAACTCTCTTGTGACTAGCTCTATGGCCACCAAGAGCTTGAAATGATGAGAATTTTTTGTTGCATGTTTTACATTCATATTCACCATTTTCAATGGTTTTTTGTTGTGGACAAGAAAGTAGCATTAGACAATTTACTAAATCTATGCTTTCTTCATTGCTCCTTTGTCTCTTCATTGCCATCACAAAAAGTGAAAATtgagttgtttttgtttttggtatgtgtttgatgaaattttcAGTGTCTAGAAATATTGTGTTGTGTTTAGGATATTGAATAATTGAATGGTTTGGAACTTATGAAATGTGTGAGTTGGTATTTATAGGCTTTGTTTGAGATGAGTCAAGATAACGTGTGAGTCTGTGTGGactttgttttttgttgaaaatcTTAGGAAAGTCCAATTGTTGAAGCTGTAATATAATACTATGAATATGATGTTTATTATTGTTGGACTACGCTTTTTGACTCATTGTAATGACGTAAATGCCCTTAATTGTTGCTTAAGTTTAGTTGGAATATTCTTGTTAGGCTTGTCTTCTTTtggtattttgattttttaatagcTTAATTTTAAGTCCATGATGTGAGGCTTAAATGCTTAATCCCTACGCTAACTTAAGTTTTAACAATTGGGCCGTGTGGGGGCCACTGAGGAAACAAACAAAGTGGCGTGGGAAACAAGTACTAGGAAACTTCATTGAGAACTTTCTATGTTGTTTCTTCAAGTTCAATAGTGACAAAAATTCTATACCAACATGTGAACAACCTTGTTAGTGTAACATAACTGTTTCGTCTGCTTAGTTTAGTATGCTAAAGAAGGATTTTGTTGAGTTGGATTGTTTGAATTGGATAGGAAATTTGTACTTTTAATGTGTTCCCAACTGCTTTGGTTGGTAGAAGAATCTGAAAATTTTGGCCATGCTTTTGAACGGAGACACTTTGAACGGCGGATGCGAATTCCGGCAAAGTAGTAAGACTTTCACACACAGTCAAAAATGATCAACAATTTGGAAAACATATGAAGATTCATGGCAATGTAGTAAAATAGGTTTGGTGCAAGaggaaatataataattaatgtattggACCAAGGGAaatttcaactattttcatTAAGGAAAAATACTACGTTTACATGGATACGTCATGCATTTGATCATGAGTTTCACTCATAGATTGGCTTGCATTTATGAGTGTTCACATTCAAACTCATATACtagtaaataaaaatagtaaagtgatctaaaaaataaaataaaaaaatctacacaaattcgacttttatttattaatcccaAAGAGGCCTTTGATACTTTATATGTAACTATCAACTAACATGGAAAGATAAATATAGATTTACCAAATATTACAAAGTTTCAAGAGTAACACATTTGTTTCTTACTAGGACGGCCAATGTTTGGGTTAGTTTTCATAGATTTGATATTATTTctttatgtattgaacatttgaacatttattagttaatgatataaattaagtttgtttAGTTCAAAAAAACACATTTGTTTCTTCACAGTGTTCGAACttaaactattttttacgaaTCACTTCCTTACTCCATTTTCTGAAAGTAGAAAACCTCTTGAAGGtcatttaaacaaaacaatataTGTGATGGTTCACACATTgactatatagtatatacatCTCTTGCAGCAACTAGTGAGTGGATAATCATTGATAGATCACATTGTTATCATCTGATTCTCGTTGTCCAGCATTCAGATTAACATCCTAACTTGAGTTCAGACATTTCTCTAATTCTCCCTCTCACTCATTATTACTCAAGATTAATAAGTATGGTTGTCTATTTATGGTAAACCATAAGCAAATGATCGATCGATACAGTTAGATTTAAATGGAAGACAATGAATTTGTCGCGAAAACATTAACTAAAATATGACATTGAAAATACACTTCTGTTATACATTTATGATCAAGCATTTCATAACTCCACGAAG
This genomic interval from Trifolium pratense cultivar HEN17-A07 linkage group LG6, ARS_RC_1.1, whole genome shotgun sequence contains the following:
- the LOC123889445 gene encoding zinc finger protein ZAT11-like — protein: MAMKRQRSNEESIDLVNCLMLLSCPQQKTIENGEYECKTCNKKFSSFQALGGHRASHKRVKLSEGEELKEQAKSLSLWNKPKMHECSICGMGFSLGQALGGHMRKHRTLINEGVSSMNEIIAKIPILKRSNSKRVMGLDLNLTPLENDDLMMFGMKSPIPLTPIPLSLF